From the genome of Mycobacterium kansasii ATCC 12478:
GTGGGGTTACCCGGCGGTGATCAGCAGCATGGTCCTCGTCTGCCTGTTCCTTTACCTCAGTTTCCGCAATCGGAACTGGCTCTGACGGCGCCCAGCGTGAGCCGACGGCGCCCAGCGTGAGCCGACGGCGCCCAGCGTGAGCCGACGGCGCCCAGCGTGAGCCGACGGCGCCCAGCGTGAGCCGACGGCGGCATTCTCGCGATTCCGCCGCCCTGGATACACGTTGGACACCACGGACGCACACTCGACGCCAACCACAAGCAGATCCGCCGAAAATCACCCTACAACGGGAATAGTCAGGTTGACACCGGAGTCGGCGTCGAAAACGGCCAGTTTGGTGGTGTCGAAAGCTAACTCGAGCGACTGCCCGATAGCCGCCTTCGATTCCGCGGAAACCCTTGCTGCAAACTGGTTTTCGCGCATTTCCCCCTGCGCCTCCAGCTCATCCAGCTGAGCCGAGTGCACGGCGGGAGCCGAGGTGGTGAAGTAGACGTATTTGTCCGCCCCCAACGATTCGACCAAGTCGACGCCGACCTGGAAGGTCAGTGCCTTGATGCGTTGGTAGGCATCGATCAGCGCGGCGTCCTGAAGATGCTCGGGCCGCACGCCGACGATGATGTTCTCGGTTTTCGCGCGGGCGGCGATCAGCTGTTGCACCTCCGGCGCCAGTGTCACCTCACCGAAGGGCAGGGTCAACCCGATCGACGTCAGAGTCGCGGGAAAGAAATTCATCGTCGGCGAGCCGATGAAGCCGGCCACGAATACGTTGGCCGGGTGCTCGTAAAGCTCTGTGGGAGTGCCGATCTGCTGCGCAACACCGCCGTGCATCACCACCACCCGATCACCCAGCGTCATGGCCTCGGTCTGGTCGTGGGTGACGTAGACGGTGGTGGTGCCCAGCCTCTTCTGCAGCCGGGCGATCTCGCCGCGCATCTGCACCCGGAGTTTGGCGTCCAGATTCGACAACGGCTCGTCCATCAGGAAGGCCTTGGGATGGCGCACGATCGCCCGGCCCATCGCGACCCGCTGGCGCTGCCCACCCGACAACTGCGAGGGCTTGCGATCCAGAAGATCGGTCAGGTCGAGGATTTTGGCCGTCTCGGAGACCTTCTGCGCGATGTCGGCCTTCTTCATCTTCGCCAAGGTCAACGGAAACGCGATATTCTGTCGCACGGTCATATGCGGATAGAGCGCATACGACTGGAACACCATGGCGATATCGCGGTCTTTGGGCGCCTTCTCGTTGACCCGTTGACCATCGATGCGCAGTTCTCCCGACGAGATATCCTCAAGTCCGGCAATCATATTCAGTGTGGTGGTCTTGCCGCAGCCGGACGGCCCGACCAGAATCAGGAATTCACCGTCGGCGATGGTGAGGCTGAGGTCGTCTACTGCCGCCGCGCCGTTGGGGTAACTCTTGCTGACGTGCTCGAGCACGATCTCGGCCATTGCACTATCCCTTCACAGCCCCGGACGTCAAGCCGGCGACAATCCGTCGTTGGAAGACGAGAACGAAGACGATGATCGGAACCGTGATCACCATAGCGCCGGCCGCGATGGATCCCGTCGGCTCCTCGAACTGCGAACTACCGGTGAAGTTGGCGATCGCCACCGGCGCGGTGATCGCCGCCTTGGTCGCGGTCAGCGACAGCGCGAGCAGCAGGTCGTTCCAGGCGAAAATGAACACCAGAATCGCGGCGGTCACCAGCCCCGGAGCCGCCAGCGGCGCGATCACTTTGCGGAAGGCCTGCCCCGGTGTCGCGCCATCCATCTTGGCCGCTTTCTCCAGATCCCAGGGGACCTCCCGGAAGAAGGCCGACAGCGTGTAAATGGCAAGCGGCAGAGCGAAAGTGATGTACGGCAGGATCAAGCCCGGCCAGGTGTCGAACAGGCCGACAGCGCGCTCGATATTGAACAGCGGTGTCACCAACGAGATTGCCGGGAACATGGTGATCAACAGCGTCGCGCCGATCAGCACCCGCTTGCCCGGAAACGCCAGCCGGGCCACGGCATAGGCGGCCATCGCACCGAGCAGCACCGCTATCACCGTGGTGATCAACCCGACACCGATGGAGTTGATCAGCGCCGAGCTGAAGAATTCGCCCCGGAAGACACCACGGTAGTTGTCGAGGGTCACCGACGCCGGAATCAGCTTGCCGTCCTTGACCGTTGACGTCGGCTTGAGCGACAAGCTGAAAATCCACAGCACCGGAAGTAACGCGTACACCACGACCAATACGTCAATGATGGCCCAGGCCATGGTGCGACGGGCGCTCAACGGCTCAGCGGCCATCCGCGTCACTCCCTGGAGCTGCAGCGCCGAACAGCTTGATGAACGTCAGCGCGATGATGCCCACGCAACCGAAGATCAGCACGCTGATCGCTGAGCCGAGACCGACGTTGAAACCCTTGAACAGGTTGTCGTAGCCCAGGATTGACACCGACTCGGTGTTGTTCTCGCCAGCGGTCAGCACATAGATGTTGTCGAAAATGCGGAAGGCATCCAGAGTCCGAAACAACAGTGCCACCACCACCGCCGGCTTGATGATCGGCAGGATGACCTTGGTCAACCGCCGCCAAGCCCCGGCCCCGTCGACTTGTGCGGCCTTCAACAGATCCTCGGGCACCAGCGCCAGCCCGGCCAGCAGCAGCAGCGACATGAACGGCGTCGTCTTCCACACCTCGGCAATCACCACGACACCCAGCGACGGGACCTGTTGGGTCAGCGGGGCACTACCGTGCGGGAGCAGATTGGCCAGGTATCCGGTGCCCGGGGTCCAGGCGTAGTACCAGCTGTACGACGCGACCACCGTGACGATCCCGTATGGGATCAGCACCGCGGTGCGCACCAGCCCCTTGCCGATCAGCGTGCGGTGCATCACCAGCGCCAGCGCCAGACCCAGCACGAACTCGAGCGTCACCGACACCACCGTGATCGCCAGCGTCACCGTCAGCGCCGTCCACCAATACCGGTCGGTCAGAACGGTTCGGTAGTTCTCCAATCCGATGAACGCCGTCTCGTCGGGGGTAGCCAGGTTGTTGCGCTGCAGGCTGAGCCACACCGCGTAACCGATCGGATAGGCCGTCACCGCCAGCATCAACAGCGCCGCCGGCGCCACCAGGATGAACGCCAGCCGCTGTTCGGCCCGGCGGTTCCCCGAGCGCACGAAAGCGTGCGTCACGGCAGCAAGCCCTTGCCGTCGACGGCCTTTTGCACCTGCGCGGTGATGTCGTCGGCGGTGCGTTCCGGGTCGATCTTGGTGACCGGACTCAGCGCCGCCGCCAGCCGCAGCGACACCGCTTGGTAGGCCGGCGTCGCCGGCCGCACGGCGGCGTCGGTGAGCTGCTGGCGGATGATCTCGTACATCGGATACTTCGCCTGAAACTGCGGGTCGGAGTACAGCGAGGCCCGCACCGCGGGAAGACCGCCCTGGATCGAAACGTACTTCTGGTTCTGCAGGTTACGCAGGCACCGGACCGCTTCGAACGCCTCGGCTTTATGGCGGGTCGTACTGGCCACGGCCAGGTTCAGCCCGCCGATGGTCACCTTGGCCGGCCGGCCCGGCACGACCCCGGGATAGGGCGCGAAGCCGAGCACCTTCTGGCTGGCTTGGTAGGCGATGCGGAACTGTTCGTCGCTGGGCACGAAGGTGCCGACGCTGTCGACGCTGCCGGCCAACTCGGGAAGGCGGTTGAGCGGCAGAAACGGCACCCCACCCTTGACCGCGTTCTCCAGCAGGGAGGCGAACACGTACGGCCAGTTGACCTCCAGAGCCGCCTTTCCCTGTTCGAACGCCAGCCGGGCGGTGCCCTCCTCCGCGCGGCTGATCGACGGGTCGGCTCCGGGTGCGGTGGCCACTGATTTCAGGACCCGCAGTGCGGCGACGGTGGCGGCCCGATGAGCGGGAGTGTCGGTCAGGGTGACCCGTTTGCCGTCCTCGGCGAGCACCTGACCGCCGACGCTGGTCAGCACGGTGTTGAACCACACCGCCAGACCCTCGCCCTGGTTCGCCTGCGCCGCGATCCAACTCGGCTGGCCGGCGGCGCGCAATCGGGCCGCCTCGGCCAACATGCCGTTCCAATCCCCCGGCGGTTGAGGCACCAAATCCGACCGATACCAAAGCAATTGGGTATTCGTCGTGACGGGCGCGGCATACAGCCGGTGCTTCCAGGTGGCGGTCCTGATCGGGCCCGGAAGTGTATCGGAGGTGGCGTCGGCCTCAGTCAGCCCGGCGGGATCCTCCGACAGCGGCAGTGTCCATCCGGCTTCGGCGAACTCGGCGGTCCAGACGACGTCCATCGCCATCACGTCGAGGGTGTGGTCATTTCCGGTCAGTCTCCGGGCCAGTTGTAGTCGCTGCTGGTCGGGTGATCGAGGCAGGCTCACGTGCTCGATGACGTATCGGCCGCCGGCCTGCTCGGTGCAGTGCTGCGCGACCGCGGTAAACGTCGCCCCGTCGGTGGCCGGGGTGTAGAAGCTGAGCACTAGTCCATGGCTGTGCGACCCGCATGCCGAGACCGCGGACGCGACCATCAGCGCCGCCAGCACGGCCGCGCCCAGCCGCCGCCTCACCTTTGCCACCGGCACCGGCGTCAGATCGCCAAACGCGCCAGCAAATCGCGTGCCTTCTCCGCGTTTTGTGGATCGCAGAGTACGTCGTAGCGGCCGGCCACCAACTGCATGGTGGAGCTGAAATCCCTGGTGCCGCGCGCCATCGCATACGGAACCGCGGAGGTGATCAGCCCGAAGAAAACCCCGGCCACCAAGCCGGTGACCAGCGCGGCCCACGGGTTGGGGCTGAAGAAGCCGAGCACCAAGCCGATGAACAAGCCGAGCCAAGCGCCGCTGAGCACACCGCCGCCGAGCACTTTTGGCCAGGTCAGGCGGCCCGTCACCCGTTCCACCTGCATCAGGTCGACGCCGACGATGGTCACCTGC
Proteins encoded in this window:
- a CDS encoding ABC transporter ATP-binding protein → MAEIVLEHVSKSYPNGAAAVDDLSLTIADGEFLILVGPSGCGKTTTLNMIAGLEDISSGELRIDGQRVNEKAPKDRDIAMVFQSYALYPHMTVRQNIAFPLTLAKMKKADIAQKVSETAKILDLTDLLDRKPSQLSGGQRQRVAMGRAIVRHPKAFLMDEPLSNLDAKLRVQMRGEIARLQKRLGTTTVYVTHDQTEAMTLGDRVVVMHGGVAQQIGTPTELYEHPANVFVAGFIGSPTMNFFPATLTSIGLTLPFGEVTLAPEVQQLIAARAKTENIIVGVRPEHLQDAALIDAYQRIKALTFQVGVDLVESLGADKYVYFTTSAPAVHSAQLDELEAQGEMRENQFAARVSAESKAAIGQSLELAFDTTKLAVFDADSGVNLTIPVVG
- a CDS encoding carbohydrate ABC transporter permease, translating into MSARRTMAWAIIDVLVVVYALLPVLWIFSLSLKPTSTVKDGKLIPASVTLDNYRGVFRGEFFSSALINSIGVGLITTVIAVLLGAMAAYAVARLAFPGKRVLIGATLLITMFPAISLVTPLFNIERAVGLFDTWPGLILPYITFALPLAIYTLSAFFREVPWDLEKAAKMDGATPGQAFRKVIAPLAAPGLVTAAILVFIFAWNDLLLALSLTATKAAITAPVAIANFTGSSQFEEPTGSIAAGAMVITVPIIVFVLVFQRRIVAGLTSGAVKG
- a CDS encoding carbohydrate ABC transporter permease, with translation MTHAFVRSGNRRAEQRLAFILVAPAALLMLAVTAYPIGYAVWLSLQRNNLATPDETAFIGLENYRTVLTDRYWWTALTVTLAITVVSVTLEFVLGLALALVMHRTLIGKGLVRTAVLIPYGIVTVVASYSWYYAWTPGTGYLANLLPHGSAPLTQQVPSLGVVVIAEVWKTTPFMSLLLLAGLALVPEDLLKAAQVDGAGAWRRLTKVILPIIKPAVVVALLFRTLDAFRIFDNIYVLTAGENNTESVSILGYDNLFKGFNVGLGSAISVLIFGCVGIIALTFIKLFGAAAPGSDADGR
- a CDS encoding extracellular solute-binding protein, translated to MVASAVSACGSHSHGLVLSFYTPATDGATFTAVAQHCTEQAGGRYVIEHVSLPRSPDQQRLQLARRLTGNDHTLDVMAMDVVWTAEFAEAGWTLPLSEDPAGLTEADATSDTLPGPIRTATWKHRLYAAPVTTNTQLLWYRSDLVPQPPGDWNGMLAEAARLRAAGQPSWIAAQANQGEGLAVWFNTVLTSVGGQVLAEDGKRVTLTDTPAHRAATVAALRVLKSVATAPGADPSISRAEEGTARLAFEQGKAALEVNWPYVFASLLENAVKGGVPFLPLNRLPELAGSVDSVGTFVPSDEQFRIAYQASQKVLGFAPYPGVVPGRPAKVTIGGLNLAVASTTRHKAEAFEAVRCLRNLQNQKYVSIQGGLPAVRASLYSDPQFQAKYPMYEIIRQQLTDAAVRPATPAYQAVSLRLAAALSPVTKIDPERTADDITAQVQKAVDGKGLLP
- a CDS encoding general stress protein, which translates into the protein MTSPFQPGQVPGATPPTGPAGRRVVPGLPTPPKGWPVGSYPTYAEAQRAVDYLSEQEFPVQQVTIVGVDLMQVERVTGRLTWPKVLGGGVLSGAWLGLFIGLVLGFFSPNPWAALVTGLVAGVFFGLITSAVPYAMARGTRDFSSTMQLVAGRYDVLCDPQNAEKARDLLARLAI